Proteins from one Ammospiza nelsoni isolate bAmmNel1 chromosome 34, bAmmNel1.pri, whole genome shotgun sequence genomic window:
- the LOC132085958 gene encoding olfactory receptor 14J1-like gives MSYDRYLHTANTFSLPLCHGNALGQFFCEVPQILKLSCSHSTFRKICISSLAVCLAFGCFLFIVFSYVQIFRAVLRIPSEQGRHKAFSTCLSHLGVLSLFISTATFAYLKPPSMSSPSLDLALSVLYSVVPPALNPLIYSLRNQELKAAVWRLMAGQFQKQ, from the exons ATGTCCTAcgaccgctac ctgcacacagccaatacattttccctgcccctgtgccatggcaatgccctgggccagttcttctgtgaggTGCCCCAGATTCTCAAGCTCTCATGCTCACACTCCACCTTcagaaaaatttgcatttcatcGCTTGCTGTCTGTTTAGCTTTTGGCTGTTTtctgttcattgttttctcctatgtgcagatcttcagggctgtgctgaggatcccctctgagcagggaaggcacaaagccttttccacctgcctctcTCACCTGGGTGTGCTATCCTTGTTTATCAGCACAGCCACATTTGCCTAcctgaagcccccctccatgtcctccccatccctggatctggccctgtcagttctgtactcggtggtgcctccagccctcaaccccctcatctacagcctgaggaaccaggagctcaaggctgcagtgtggagactGATGGCTGGACAATTTCAGAAACAGTAA